One genomic window of Halolamina sediminis includes the following:
- a CDS encoding dipeptide epimerase, whose product MSLDTEFERVSLPLADAFTISRGTTEAAENVIVTITDEGGMTGIGGAAPSAHYGETADTVEAVLPDLLDVVEEVGDPHALTTIEERMRHTVERNPAARCAVSIALHDLAAKRTGLPLYRMWGLDPESTPTSSFTIGLDTTEKIREKTEDAVEGGHSTLKVKLGTDRDREIIETIREEAPDATLRVDANEAWTPRETVQNSAWLADHDVEFIEQPVPAEDPEGLQFAYERSELPIAADESCVTLEDIPEIADKCDIANLKLMKCGGLLEAKRMIHAARAEGLEVMLGCMIESNASIAAGVHLGPLLDYADLDGSLLLSSDAYEGVDLAEGEMRLAELGLPGTGAREA is encoded by the coding sequence ATGAGCCTCGACACCGAGTTCGAGCGCGTCTCGCTCCCGCTCGCGGACGCCTTTACCATCTCCCGGGGGACGACCGAGGCCGCCGAGAACGTGATCGTGACGATCACCGACGAGGGCGGGATGACCGGGATCGGCGGCGCCGCGCCCTCGGCGCACTACGGCGAGACGGCCGACACCGTCGAGGCGGTGCTGCCGGACCTGCTCGACGTCGTCGAGGAGGTCGGCGACCCCCACGCGCTGACGACGATCGAGGAGCGCATGCGCCACACCGTCGAGCGCAACCCCGCCGCGCGGTGTGCGGTGTCGATCGCGCTGCACGACCTCGCGGCCAAACGCACGGGCCTCCCCCTCTACCGGATGTGGGGACTCGATCCCGAGTCGACGCCGACGAGCTCGTTCACCATCGGGCTCGACACGACCGAGAAGATCCGCGAGAAGACCGAAGACGCCGTCGAGGGGGGCCACTCGACGCTGAAAGTGAAGCTGGGCACCGACCGGGATCGGGAGATCATCGAGACGATTCGGGAGGAGGCGCCCGACGCGACGCTGCGCGTCGACGCGAACGAGGCGTGGACGCCGCGGGAGACGGTGCAGAACTCGGCGTGGCTCGCCGACCACGACGTGGAGTTCATCGAACAGCCCGTCCCCGCCGAGGACCCCGAGGGCCTGCAGTTCGCGTACGAGCGCAGCGAGCTTCCGATCGCCGCCGACGAGTCCTGCGTCACGCTCGAGGATATCCCCGAGATCGCCGATAAGTGTGACATCGCGAACCTCAAGCTGATGAAGTGTGGCGGGCTGCTCGAGGCGAAACGGATGATCCACGCCGCTCGCGCCGAGGGGCTGGAGGTGATGCTCGGCTGCATGATCGAGAGCAACGCCAGCATCGCCGCCGGCGTCCACCTCGGGCCGCTGCTGGACTACGCCGACCTCGACGGCTCGCTGTTGCTTTCGTCGGACGCCTACGAGGGCGTCGATCTCGCGGAGGGAGAGATGCGGCTGGCGGAACTGGGGCTGCCCGGCACTGGCGCCCGCGAGGCGTAG
- a CDS encoding RNA-guided endonuclease InsQ/TnpB family protein, with protein MEVRRTVPVKLDVTDNDADLLHETISEFLWAANYVVDHAWQGEYKTTSKAELQHETYDDVRAETRLQANLVQNARNKAADAVQSVVARWKQGDYAGKPHFTAPTLVYDKRCATFNDDHVTLSTVEGRITAEYVLPDKSRETPHSEYLFNDDYEVTGGELHYRDGEFYLHVRTKADVEFETADDGNDEHSTVLGVDLGIENVAVTSTGTFWNGSELNHWHREFEKRRGSLQQRGTRAAHETIQSVGRTETGRYDHFLHTVSKELVAEAIENDCDVIAFENLTGIRERMPNAKKFHAWAFRRLFEYVEYKAEVVGISVEQVSPAYTSQRCSKCGFTHEDNRPNSDGQDVFECLKCGYSPHADYNAAKNIGLKYLRSAQKSSGGGAPVNVRLNRGTLNVNGEYSSACEGQNGSPRESPTRNEANGDAVSE; from the coding sequence ATGGAGGTCCGTCGCACTGTCCCCGTCAAACTCGACGTGACCGACAACGACGCCGACCTCCTCCACGAGACCATCTCCGAGTTCCTGTGGGCCGCCAACTACGTCGTCGACCACGCATGGCAAGGCGAGTACAAGACCACGAGCAAGGCCGAACTCCAGCATGAAACCTACGACGACGTGCGGGCCGAGACGCGACTTCAAGCGAACCTCGTCCAGAACGCCCGCAACAAAGCCGCCGACGCTGTCCAGAGCGTCGTCGCCCGATGGAAGCAAGGCGACTACGCGGGGAAACCGCACTTCACAGCCCCGACACTCGTCTACGACAAGCGGTGTGCGACGTTCAACGACGATCACGTGACGCTCTCGACCGTTGAAGGACGCATCACTGCCGAGTACGTTCTTCCTGACAAGAGCCGCGAGACCCCCCACTCGGAGTATCTGTTCAACGATGATTACGAAGTGACCGGTGGGGAGCTACACTACCGCGACGGCGAGTTCTACCTTCACGTCCGAACAAAGGCGGATGTGGAGTTCGAGACTGCCGACGACGGCAACGACGAGCACAGCACAGTCCTCGGCGTTGACCTCGGCATCGAAAACGTCGCCGTCACCTCAACAGGAACGTTCTGGAACGGGTCGGAGTTGAACCACTGGCATCGTGAGTTCGAGAAACGACGTGGGTCGCTCCAACAGCGTGGGACGCGAGCCGCCCACGAAACCATCCAATCTGTCGGACGCACTGAGACGGGCCGCTACGACCACTTCTTACACACCGTCTCGAAGGAACTTGTCGCAGAAGCCATCGAGAACGACTGCGACGTGATCGCGTTCGAGAACCTGACGGGGATTCGTGAGCGGATGCCGAACGCCAAAAAGTTCCACGCATGGGCGTTCCGACGCCTGTTCGAGTACGTCGAGTACAAGGCGGAAGTGGTCGGCATCTCGGTCGAACAAGTGAGCCCCGCCTACACCTCCCAGCGGTGTTCAAAGTGCGGGTTCACGCACGAGGATAACCGCCCGAATTCGGACGGGCAGGACGTATTCGAGTGCCTGAAGTGCGGCTACTCACCCCATGCGGACTACAACGCGGCGAAGAACATCGGTCTGAAGTATCTCCGCTCGGCGCAAAAGTCGTCGGGCGGAGGCGCACCCGTAAACGTGCGCTTGAATCGCGGGACGCTGAACGTGAACGGCGAGTATTCGTCTGCCTGTGAAGGCCAGAACGGGAGTCCACGCGAAAGCCCCACCCGCAACGAAGCGAACGGCGACGCCGTGAGCGAGTAG
- a CDS encoding AAA family ATPase: MLVLVCGLPGTGKSTVAERVAELLPARMLRTDVVRKELFPEPTYEAEESAAVYDELFDRARERLDAGEHVVLDATFRRRKLRQRAAAVADDAGVEFRLVRVECAESVVRERIERRQREEDDESDADFAVYNQLKEEFEPIEGDDHVVVDNSGSLAATLAAVDDAFRTVVTA, translated from the coding sequence ATGCTCGTCCTCGTGTGTGGGCTGCCCGGCACCGGCAAATCCACCGTCGCCGAGCGGGTCGCCGAACTGCTGCCCGCGCGCATGCTCCGAACCGACGTGGTGCGCAAGGAACTGTTCCCGGAGCCGACCTACGAAGCCGAGGAGTCCGCCGCGGTGTACGACGAACTATTCGACCGCGCGCGGGAGCGACTCGACGCCGGCGAGCACGTCGTCCTCGACGCCACGTTCCGCCGGCGGAAGCTCCGACAGCGCGCCGCCGCGGTCGCCGACGACGCGGGCGTCGAGTTCCGCCTCGTCCGCGTCGAGTGTGCGGAGTCGGTCGTCCGCGAGCGCATCGAGCGCCGCCAGCGCGAGGAGGACGACGAGAGCGACGCCGACTTCGCGGTGTACAACCAACTCAAAGAGGAGTTCGAGCCGATCGAGGGCGACGACCACGTCGTCGTCGACAACTCCGGCTCGCTCGCGGCGACGCTCGCGGCGGTCGACGACGCGTTTCGAACCGTCGTAACCGCCTGA
- a CDS encoding DUF5802 family protein, protein MFEQFSSGYYLGVLYVQPGEERAALNVEDHEAVNRQLYGDSEGIERLDSPLVMKLDGTHFPVRGAEGVPTGTLTVPESLADDELPARREVLLARPERAGQLLKYGGWERADAA, encoded by the coding sequence ATGTTCGAGCAGTTCTCCAGCGGCTACTACTTGGGAGTGTTGTACGTCCAGCCGGGCGAGGAACGGGCCGCCCTCAACGTCGAGGACCACGAGGCGGTCAACCGCCAGCTCTACGGCGACAGCGAGGGGATCGAGCGGCTCGACTCCCCGCTCGTGATGAAGCTCGACGGCACGCACTTCCCGGTACGGGGCGCCGAGGGCGTCCCGACGGGGACGCTGACGGTGCCCGAGTCGCTGGCCGACGACGAGCTGCCGGCGCGCCGCGAGGTGCTGCTGGCCCGCCCCGAACGTGCGGGGCAGCTGCTCAAGTACGGCGGCTGGGAGCGGGCGGACGCGGCGTAA
- a CDS encoding Vms1/Ankzf1 family peptidyl-tRNA hydrolase has product MLDRLLGRRRLKERIAELEEESESLRAQAESAKESRAEAVSARQNAEREVNRLEDRVTELEDRLDRAEGDGEPDQTFRHEETASGGRVEAVADRLRSADAGPEGALTAFVADDESVPKAVRETLGDRAALVSRAAPCLVCADDAGLVATALSLPVEPDPFVEWGDSFRVDPEWIGPTGRLCFALVRSDRFALGVYEDGDRVEFVGFESDVMNEHSKGGFSQGRFERRRDAQIDEHLEEAAATVEDHATDADRVVIVGERSVLGELRELADTTARVDATGDPEAALETAFRDFWSVRVRGL; this is encoded by the coding sequence ATGCTCGACCGCCTGCTGGGCCGGCGCCGCCTGAAGGAGCGCATCGCGGAGCTGGAGGAGGAGTCTGAGAGCCTCCGGGCACAGGCCGAGTCGGCCAAGGAGAGCCGGGCCGAGGCCGTCAGCGCCCGCCAGAACGCCGAACGCGAGGTCAACAGACTCGAAGATCGCGTCACCGAACTCGAGGACCGCCTCGACCGCGCCGAGGGCGACGGCGAGCCGGACCAGACGTTCCGACACGAAGAGACCGCCAGCGGCGGCCGCGTCGAGGCCGTCGCCGACCGACTGCGCAGCGCCGACGCCGGCCCCGAGGGCGCGCTGACCGCGTTCGTCGCCGACGACGAGTCGGTGCCCAAGGCGGTCCGGGAGACGCTGGGCGACCGTGCCGCGCTCGTCTCGCGGGCGGCGCCGTGTCTGGTCTGTGCCGACGACGCCGGCCTCGTCGCGACCGCGCTGTCGCTCCCCGTCGAGCCCGACCCGTTCGTCGAGTGGGGCGACAGCTTCCGGGTCGATCCGGAGTGGATCGGTCCGACGGGCCGGCTCTGCTTCGCGCTCGTGCGCTCGGACCGGTTCGCCCTCGGCGTGTACGAGGACGGCGACCGCGTGGAGTTCGTGGGGTTCGAGAGCGACGTGATGAACGAACACTCGAAAGGCGGCTTCTCGCAGGGTCGCTTCGAGCGCCGACGGGACGCCCAGATCGACGAGCATCTGGAGGAGGCCGCCGCGACCGTCGAGGACCACGCGACCGACGCCGACCGCGTCGTGATCGTGGGCGAGCGCAGCGTGCTCGGGGAACTGCGCGAGCTCGCGGACACGACCGCCCGCGTCGACGCGACCGGCGATCCGGAGGCGGCGCTCGAGACGGCGTTCCGCGACTTCTGGAGCGTCCGGGTTCGGGGGCTGTGA
- a CDS encoding RNA-guided endonuclease InsQ/TnpB family protein, producing MEDVIRTVKITLDVPDERYDDLHHTKDQFLHCANTTAKWAWRYPSDYCVTSKQKAENALYERPRNETELTANLVQKGIRRAIEATKSGVARLKKGEKTSQPHFDAWSVVYDKRSATFYRDHVSLSTVNGRVECDYVFPDDPQGTPIGEYMLNEDYEFRMSTLQYDHHAERFYLHARMRRTTDEQEQSTIDSSDVHQTPSDATHQNAERSEDAKHRTVLGVDLNVDGSLAVTSTGAFVGNADEMNHRRREFEKTRGSMQQTGTRSAHLSIQSMSDREHRWMQDELHRASNQILKEARDHGCTHVAFENLTDIRDRMASAKRFHTWAFRRLYQYVKYKAEMYDIEVKQVSPAYTSQRCSKCGFTHENNRRSKHQFVCQKCDYELNADYNASKNVARKLLKRLHSGQKSSSGGAPCQCALTSGTLNLNGDFHASVQATAEGESTDKPTT from the coding sequence ATGGAGGACGTGATCCGCACCGTCAAGATCACACTCGACGTACCTGACGAACGGTACGACGACCTCCATCACACTAAAGACCAATTCCTCCATTGTGCGAACACCACTGCAAAGTGGGCGTGGAGGTACCCGAGCGACTACTGCGTGACCTCGAAACAGAAGGCCGAGAACGCTCTGTATGAGCGACCCCGCAACGAAACGGAGTTAACAGCGAACCTCGTCCAGAAAGGGATTCGACGTGCTATCGAGGCCACTAAAAGCGGAGTTGCCCGGCTCAAGAAAGGCGAGAAAACGAGTCAACCACATTTCGATGCGTGGAGCGTCGTCTACGACAAGCGTTCAGCGACGTTCTACCGCGACCACGTTTCGCTTTCTACAGTAAACGGTCGCGTCGAGTGCGACTACGTGTTTCCCGACGACCCCCAGGGTACACCGATTGGGGAGTACATGCTGAACGAGGACTACGAGTTCCGTATGTCCACGTTGCAGTACGACCATCACGCGGAGAGGTTCTATCTCCACGCACGGATGCGCCGAACCACAGATGAGCAAGAGCAGTCCACGATTGATTCTTCTGACGTTCATCAGACTCCGTCTGATGCAACCCATCAGAATGCGGAGCGTTCTGAGGACGCCAAGCACAGAACAGTCCTTGGTGTTGACCTGAACGTGGACGGCTCGCTCGCCGTGACTTCTACTGGCGCGTTCGTCGGGAATGCTGACGAGATGAATCATCGACGTCGAGAGTTCGAGAAGACTCGTGGGTCGATGCAACAGACGGGAACGCGGTCGGCACACCTGTCGATTCAGTCGATGAGCGACCGCGAACACCGCTGGATGCAGGATGAACTGCACCGCGCCTCAAACCAGATTCTCAAAGAAGCACGTGACCACGGTTGTACCCACGTCGCGTTCGAGAACCTGACCGATATTCGTGACCGGATGGCTAGTGCGAAGCGATTCCACACATGGGCGTTCCGACGCCTGTACCAGTACGTCAAGTACAAAGCCGAGATGTACGACATCGAGGTCAAACAGGTGAGTCCGGCGTACACAAGTCAGCGATGTTCCAAGTGTGGGTTTACCCACGAGAATAATCGACGGTCGAAACACCAGTTCGTGTGTCAGAAGTGTGACTACGAACTGAACGCAGATTACAACGCGAGCAAGAACGTTGCTCGTAAACTGCTCAAACGTCTCCACTCGGGGCAGAAGTCTTCGAGTGGAGGCGCACCCTGTCAGTGTGCGCTAACGTCAGGGACGCTGAACCTAAACGGCGATTTCCACGCCTCCGTCCAAGCGACGGCAGAAGGGGAGTCCACTGACAAGCCAACGACTTGA
- a CDS encoding DUF1611 domain-containing protein, which translates to MPDQRRLAILAHEKFPDRAKTALGVMRYSDDETVAVIDRDAAGSRVHDHTDTVPDAPIVDSFAEIDDEVDALLIGIAPIGGGFDESWRSDVTTALESGVDVVAGLHYFLNEDEEFATLAAEHGAEIHDVREPHPGIGVAEGRSDEVDAEVVLTVGTDCSVGKMTATCELVDAAQEAGIDAGFVPTGQTGIMIAGWGNPVDRVVSDFTAGAVEEMLLEKGDEHDVLFVEGQGSIVHPAYSAVTCGILHGSMADKLVLCHEAGREVVHGYEDTELPPVAEYVDLYESLAAPVHETEVVAGALNTKDVDGDEAAREAVEAFADQIGAAATDPVRFDAAEIVDEVVGE; encoded by the coding sequence ATGCCCGACCAGCGACGACTCGCGATCCTCGCCCACGAGAAGTTCCCGGACCGTGCGAAGACCGCCCTCGGGGTGATGCGCTACAGTGACGACGAGACAGTCGCCGTGATCGACCGCGACGCCGCCGGCAGCCGGGTGCACGACCACACCGACACCGTCCCGGACGCGCCGATCGTCGACTCGTTCGCGGAGATCGACGACGAGGTAGACGCGCTGCTGATCGGGATCGCCCCGATCGGCGGCGGCTTCGACGAGTCGTGGCGGTCGGACGTGACCACCGCGCTGGAATCCGGCGTCGACGTGGTCGCTGGCCTCCACTACTTCCTCAACGAGGACGAGGAGTTCGCGACGCTCGCGGCCGAACACGGCGCGGAGATCCACGACGTGCGCGAACCCCACCCGGGGATCGGCGTCGCCGAGGGACGGTCGGACGAGGTCGACGCCGAGGTCGTCCTCACGGTCGGTACCGACTGCTCGGTCGGGAAGATGACCGCCACCTGCGAACTGGTCGACGCCGCACAGGAGGCGGGCATCGACGCCGGCTTCGTCCCCACGGGCCAGACGGGGATCATGATCGCCGGCTGGGGCAACCCCGTCGACCGCGTCGTCTCGGACTTCACCGCCGGCGCCGTCGAGGAGATGCTGCTGGAGAAGGGCGACGAGCACGACGTGCTGTTTGTCGAGGGGCAGGGGAGCATCGTCCACCCCGCCTACTCCGCGGTGACCTGCGGCATCCTCCACGGCTCGATGGCGGACAAGCTGGTGCTCTGTCACGAGGCGGGCCGCGAGGTCGTCCACGGCTACGAGGACACCGAACTGCCGCCGGTCGCGGAGTACGTCGACCTCTACGAGTCGCTCGCGGCGCCGGTCCACGAGACCGAGGTCGTCGCCGGCGCGCTCAACACGAAGGACGTGGACGGCGACGAAGCGGCCCGTGAGGCCGTCGAGGCGTTCGCCGACCAGATCGGCGCCGCCGCCACCGATCCCGTGCGCTTCGACGCCGCGGAGATCGTCGACGAGGTGGTCGGGGAATGA
- a CDS encoding transcription factor S, with amino-acid sequence MQFCDDCGSMMVAEGDQMVCKECDATQPRDEEAEAAFVSTDEQTEGDLIEADEDAEYEGKPTASDVTCEACGHGEAWYDIKQTASADEPPTRFLRCKECDNTWREYN; translated from the coding sequence ATGCAGTTCTGTGACGACTGTGGCTCGATGATGGTCGCCGAGGGCGACCAGATGGTCTGCAAGGAGTGTGACGCCACCCAGCCCCGCGACGAGGAGGCCGAGGCGGCGTTCGTCTCCACCGACGAACAGACCGAGGGCGACCTGATCGAGGCCGACGAGGACGCCGAGTACGAGGGGAAGCCGACGGCCTCGGACGTGACCTGTGAGGCGTGTGGCCACGGCGAGGCGTGGTACGACATCAAACAGACCGCCTCCGCCGACGAGCCGCCGACGCGGTTCCTGCGCTGCAAGGAGTGCGACAACACCTGGCGAGAGTACAACTGA
- a CDS encoding outer membrane protein assembly factor BamB family protein yields the protein MNEPFSRRELLRTAAGTGVAIGLVSGVGTAIGTDPTDSQTTIATNSDWPMFQHDAHNSGTLDTVGPSEPVEAVWTFETDDSLVAQPIVKDGTVFQASRDSRIYAVSADTGAEEWSVGTNQPLVRTPAVANSIVYVPTRTGRILGLSVGTGSGQWVNDTGVDAPSTVTVTGEGVVFAETDDAADHVYVLDPATGDRQSRFEIPDAFEFSLPTIADGRAYVYCRSPENGRHLLAAHTLSDGAESWRTRLTGDAYDDTNASSGTTYADYDGGTVFVGDGSGVLESRDAATGEQNWQFSNLGEIDTVPTFADDTLYVTTEEPALYAIDPSIGTEQWRVDLDGSPTSPVVADDMIYLGTGANSVYGFDAQSSEQRWRFETGNDVVVPPVVLDGTVYVASTDGSLYALREEGAISPGDVTGDGAPARDLDEDGLYEDVNGDGAFTVIDVQALFANLDSDVVQNNVSKFDFNGDGEVDIADIQALYARLQEGE from the coding sequence ATGAACGAGCCGTTCTCGCGACGCGAGTTACTTCGGACGGCCGCCGGAACAGGGGTCGCTATCGGCCTCGTATCCGGGGTCGGCACCGCGATTGGGACGGATCCGACCGACTCGCAGACGACGATCGCGACGAACTCGGATTGGCCGATGTTCCAGCACGACGCCCACAACAGTGGGACACTGGATACGGTGGGGCCGTCGGAACCGGTCGAGGCGGTTTGGACGTTCGAGACGGACGACAGTCTCGTCGCCCAGCCGATCGTCAAAGACGGAACTGTCTTCCAAGCCAGCCGGGACTCGCGGATATACGCTGTCTCGGCCGACACCGGCGCCGAGGAGTGGTCGGTCGGAACCAATCAGCCGCTGGTCCGGACACCTGCCGTCGCCAACAGCATCGTCTACGTTCCGACCCGGACGGGGCGCATCCTCGGGCTCTCGGTTGGAACCGGTTCGGGGCAGTGGGTCAACGACACCGGAGTCGATGCACCGAGCACGGTCACGGTGACGGGGGAGGGGGTCGTCTTCGCGGAGACTGACGACGCTGCCGACCACGTGTACGTGCTCGACCCGGCGACGGGGGACCGACAGTCGCGTTTCGAGATACCGGATGCATTCGAGTTCAGCCTTCCAACGATCGCGGACGGTCGGGCGTACGTCTACTGCCGGAGTCCCGAGAACGGCCGTCACCTCCTCGCTGCACACACGCTCTCGGACGGAGCCGAGAGTTGGCGAACCAGGCTCACCGGCGACGCGTACGACGACACGAACGCCTCCAGTGGCACGACTTACGCCGACTACGACGGGGGAACGGTGTTCGTCGGTGACGGCAGCGGAGTGCTCGAGTCACGCGATGCGGCAACCGGGGAGCAAAACTGGCAGTTCAGTAACCTCGGCGAGATCGACACGGTCCCCACCTTCGCCGACGATACGCTCTACGTGACGACGGAGGAGCCGGCGCTGTACGCGATCGACCCGTCGATCGGAACTGAGCAGTGGCGTGTCGATCTCGACGGGTCGCCGACGTCGCCGGTCGTCGCCGACGACATGATCTACCTCGGCACTGGTGCCAACAGTGTCTACGGGTTCGACGCCCAGTCGAGCGAGCAACGCTGGCGGTTCGAGACCGGCAACGACGTGGTCGTCCCGCCGGTGGTATTGGACGGCACCGTCTACGTCGCCAGCACGGACGGGAGCCTGTACGCGCTTCGCGAGGAGGGGGCTATCAGCCCCGGCGACGTGACCGGCGACGGCGCGCCAGCACGGGACCTCGACGAGGATGGTCTCTACGAGGACGTCAACGGTGATGGCGCGTTCACAGTGATCGACGTACAGGCGCTGTTCGCCAACCTCGACAGTGACGTGGTTCAGAACAACGTCTCGAAGTTCGACTTCAACGGCGACGGTGAAGTCGACAT
- a CDS encoding PspA/IM30 family protein encodes MGILSRASYIVRSKVNSVLNRAEDPNETLDYSYEQMRDQLQEVKQGIADLTTQKKRLEIQKRRLEENVEKHNEQAREAVRQDRDDLAREALEKKKSKMNEIEDLEAQIADLQESQDRLVEKKEELQSQIEEFRTKKETLKARHDAAEAETRVSEAMTGASDEMGDVTRAIERSEERTEEMEARAEAMDELQDSGAFENALSDEDRIDRELEQGRTDTEVESELATLKGDLGEGENGAGETATDDAESETETADSETTDPEIESELEELRDEE; translated from the coding sequence ATGGGAATCCTTTCGCGCGCCTCGTACATCGTGCGGTCGAAAGTGAACTCGGTGCTCAACCGCGCCGAGGATCCGAACGAGACGCTCGACTACTCCTACGAGCAGATGCGTGACCAGCTACAGGAGGTCAAACAGGGGATCGCCGACCTGACGACCCAGAAGAAACGGCTGGAGATCCAGAAGCGCCGACTCGAGGAGAACGTCGAGAAACACAACGAACAGGCCCGCGAGGCCGTCCGGCAGGACCGCGACGACCTCGCCCGCGAGGCGTTAGAGAAGAAGAAATCGAAGATGAACGAGATCGAGGATCTGGAGGCCCAGATCGCCGATCTCCAGGAGTCACAGGACCGCCTCGTCGAGAAGAAGGAGGAGCTCCAGAGTCAGATCGAGGAGTTCCGTACGAAGAAGGAGACGCTGAAGGCGCGCCACGACGCCGCCGAGGCGGAGACGCGCGTCTCCGAGGCGATGACCGGCGCCAGCGACGAGATGGGCGACGTGACCCGGGCGATCGAACGTTCCGAGGAGCGCACCGAGGAGATGGAGGCCCGCGCGGAGGCGATGGACGAGCTGCAGGACTCCGGCGCCTTCGAGAACGCCCTCTCCGACGAGGACCGCATCGACCGCGAGCTCGAACAGGGGCGGACCGACACCGAGGTCGAGTCCGAGCTCGCGACGCTGAAAGGCGACCTCGGGGAGGGGGAGAACGGGGCGGGCGAGACCGCGACCGACGACGCGGAGAGCGAGACCGAGACGGCCGACAGCGAGACGACCGACCCCGAGATCGAGAGCGAACTCGAGGAGCTTCGGGACGAGGAGTGA
- a CDS encoding dienelactone hydrolase family protein codes for MSDSEPIVIPSARDVRGNLDTGNGETDACVVACPPHPQQGGHRGDGRLVGISEHLTDAGVDCLRFDYGDWDEGYGELGDTYAALEWASERYDRVGVTGFSFGACLTLLAAGGTTVDGAAGKLPELAAVAALAPPSRLNDDLLAVPAMDRIEAPATVVYGERDDLADWQSVVERAEELGWATTALSADHFFVGRTEVVAETVGGFLLEAL; via the coding sequence ATGAGCGACAGCGAGCCGATCGTGATCCCGAGCGCGCGGGACGTGCGGGGGAATCTCGACACGGGGAACGGCGAAACTGACGCCTGCGTCGTCGCCTGCCCACCCCACCCCCAACAGGGCGGCCACCGCGGCGACGGGCGCCTCGTGGGGATCAGCGAGCACCTCACCGACGCCGGCGTCGATTGCCTGCGGTTCGACTACGGCGACTGGGACGAAGGGTACGGCGAACTCGGCGACACGTACGCCGCGCTCGAGTGGGCGAGCGAGCGCTACGACCGGGTCGGGGTGACGGGGTTCAGCTTCGGCGCCTGCCTGACGCTGCTCGCGGCGGGCGGGACGACCGTCGACGGCGCTGCGGGAAAGCTGCCCGAACTCGCCGCCGTCGCCGCGCTCGCGCCGCCCTCGCGGCTGAACGACGATCTCCTCGCGGTGCCCGCGATGGATCGGATCGAGGCGCCCGCGACGGTGGTGTACGGCGAGCGCGACGACCTCGCGGACTGGCAGTCGGTCGTCGAGCGGGCCGAGGAACTGGGCTGGGCGACGACGGCGCTGTCGGCGGATCACTTCTTCGTCGGGCGGACCGAGGTCGTGGCCGAGACGGTCGGGGGGTTCCTGCTCGAGGCGCTCTGA